The following nucleotide sequence is from Chloracidobacterium validum.
CGCCGACTCGCACATACAACCCGTTGTTCATCTATGGTGGCGTCGGACTCGGGAAAACTCACTTGATGCATGCGATTGGCCAATCAATCCGCAGCCGGGACCGACACATGCGGTTGGTTTACATCTCATCGGAAAAGTTCATGAACGAACTCATCAATGCCATTCGCTACGACAAGGCCCAGGCCTTCCGTGAGAAATACCGCAGCATCGACGTACTCCTGATTGACGACATTCAGTTCATTGCCGGCAAGGAGCGCACGCAGGAAGAGTTCTTCCACACGTTCAACGCGCTCTACGACGCTCAAAAGCAGATCGTTATCTCAAGTGACTGCCCACCGCGTGAAATTCCAACCCTGGAGGAGCGACTTCACTCACGCTTCGAGTGGGGACTCATTGCTGACCTCCAGCCACCTGACCTTGAGACCAAGGTCGCCATTTTGAAGCGGAAGGCCGATATTGAAAAAATAGACCTGAGCGACAATGTTGCGCTCTTTATTGCTGGGAAAATCAAGTCAAACATTCGTGAATTGGAAGGCTCCCTCATCCGGCTGGTGGCCTGTGCGTCGTTCCAGCGCCGCCCGATTGATATTGAGCTTTGCAAAGAAGTCCTCAATATCGAGGAAGAAGAACGCCCCATCACCATCGAGATGATTCAGCGAGTGGTCAGTGATCACTATGGACTACGGGTGGCTGACCTCAAGTCAAAGAACAACTCGCGCAATATCGCCGTCCCCCGCCAAGTTGCGATGTATCTCTGCAAGC
It contains:
- the dnaA gene encoding chromosomal replication initiator protein DnaA gives rise to the protein MMDDDKWISFLGEIEKRINHESFSTWFKPATLQACQGDTIYLCVPNRSYEDWITETYHDVVEEALKAVGCGHARLAFVYAESNDTRTSNGLVEGDTLKAHDTTTYGALDPDLPDGLAGARIVDLEPLELPLNPKYTFETFVVGSCNQFARAAAMAVADTPTRTYNPLFIYGGVGLGKTHLMHAIGQSIRSRDRHMRLVYISSEKFMNELINAIRYDKAQAFREKYRSIDVLLIDDIQFIAGKERTQEEFFHTFNALYDAQKQIVISSDCPPREIPTLEERLHSRFEWGLIADLQPPDLETKVAILKRKADIEKIDLSDNVALFIAGKIKSNIRELEGSLIRLVACASFQRRPIDIELCKEVLNIEEEERPITIEMIQRVVSDHYGLRVADLKSKNNSRNIAVPRQVAMYLCKQLTNHSLPEIGRHFGNKHHTTVLHSCEKISRLYQKQSDFHRLINNLISSFK